A stretch of the Aphis gossypii isolate Hap1 chromosome 2, ASM2018417v2, whole genome shotgun sequence genome encodes the following:
- the LOC114127053 gene encoding 40S ribosomal protein S6 — MKLNVSYPATGSQKLFEIVDEHKLRVFYEKRIGTEVEVDILGDEWKGYVLKISGGNDKQGFPMKQGVLSNVRVRLLLSKGHSCYRPRRDGERKRKSVRGCIVDSNLSVLSLVVVKKGEKDIAGLTDTNVPRRLGPKRANKIRKLFNLQKEDDVRKYVIKRPLPIKEGKTKQHFKAPKIQRLITPVRLQRKRHNLALKKKRCLKRKEQATEYAKLLAHRQKEKLAKKRAEQSRKRTMSQSSVSSSGTKSSKK; from the exons ATGAAG ttaaatgtatCATATCCAGCAACAGGCAGCCAAAAGCTGTTTGAAATTGTAGATGAGCACAAGTTGCGTGTATTCTATGAAAAACGTATTGGAACCGAAGTTGAAGTTGATATACTCGGTGATGAATGGAAAGGTTATGTGCTAAAAATTTCTGGAGGCAATGACAAGCAAGGGTTTCCAATGAAACAAGGTGTTCTCTCTAATGTCAGAGTTcgcttattattatctaagggACATTCGTGTTACCGTCCTAGAAGGGATGGTGAACGTAAGAGGAAATCTGTTCGTGGATGTATTGTTGATTCCAATCTTAGTGTTTTATCATTGGTTGTTGTCAAAAAAGGAGAAAAG GATATTGCTGGATTAACAGACACAAATGTCCCGAGGCGTCTTGGGCCTAAGCGTGCCAACAAGATCCGTAAGTTGTTCAACTTGCAAAAAGAAGATGATGTACGCAAGTATGTCATTAAAAGACCTTTGCCAATTAAGGAAGGAAAGACAAAACAGCATTTCAAGGCCCCAAAAATCCAACGTCTCATTACTCCTGTCCGTCTTCAG cgTAAACGTCATAATTTGGCACTAAAGAAAAAGCGTTGTTTGAAACGTAAAGAACAGGCTACTGAATATGCCAAGCTTCTTGCACACAGACAAAAGGAAAAGTTAGCAAAGAAACGTGCCGAACAAAGCCGTAAACGTACTATGTCTCAATCATCTGTCTCTAGTTCTGGCACAAAGAGcagtaaaaaatag